A window of the Chloroflexus sp. Y-396-1 genome harbors these coding sequences:
- a CDS encoding branched-chain amino acid ABC transporter permease, with protein sequence MLARLKAPQWAGLGLIGGLVIFPYVIAVLTGQPVDSGVPKFWQGMLIQVFILAVFAMSYDILMGYTGILSFGHALFFGTGAYTIGILLKHAGWDLGSAFVAVIVIAIVQSLIVGLLSLRVSGVYFAMVTLAFAQMFFLLAEATDFRQWTGAEDGLQSIPVPAWISPTTERLRFYYLALVFAIAMYLIARQIVNSPTGRVMMAIRDNEVRAKVLGYNTLIFKLIAITVSGVMAALAGALNALWNLNANPAVLSVATTINALLMTIIGGVGSLIGPMLGAGVIQLLGYWLNVFFGPSWPLLFGIVYILIVLFLPYGIVGTWRLRGTSWLEQWRRRWQELTVRS encoded by the coding sequence ATGCTGGCACGTCTCAAAGCACCACAATGGGCAGGCCTGGGCCTGATCGGTGGCCTGGTTATCTTTCCATATGTGATTGCTGTGCTCACCGGTCAACCGGTTGACAGCGGCGTCCCCAAATTCTGGCAGGGTATGCTCATCCAGGTCTTCATCCTGGCCGTCTTCGCAATGAGCTACGACATCCTTATGGGCTACACCGGTATTCTCTCGTTCGGGCATGCGCTTTTTTTCGGTACCGGCGCCTATACGATTGGGATCCTGCTCAAGCACGCCGGCTGGGACCTCGGTTCGGCATTCGTGGCCGTTATTGTCATCGCTATTGTGCAGAGTCTGATCGTTGGTCTCCTCTCTTTGCGTGTGAGTGGCGTCTACTTCGCAATGGTCACGCTCGCGTTTGCCCAGATGTTCTTTCTACTGGCAGAGGCGACCGACTTTCGCCAATGGACGGGGGCCGAAGATGGGTTACAGAGTATCCCAGTTCCGGCGTGGATCAGCCCAACGACTGAACGGCTGCGTTTCTACTATCTCGCATTGGTGTTCGCGATTGCGATGTACCTCATCGCACGGCAAATCGTCAACTCACCGACCGGTCGGGTGATGATGGCGATCCGCGATAACGAAGTGCGAGCGAAGGTGCTGGGCTACAATACGTTGATCTTTAAGCTCATCGCTATTACGGTGAGTGGGGTCATGGCTGCGCTTGCCGGTGCACTCAATGCGCTATGGAACCTCAATGCCAATCCCGCAGTGCTCAGTGTTGCCACTACCATCAATGCCCTGCTTATGACCATTATCGGCGGGGTTGGTTCGCTGATCGGGCCAATGCTCGGTGCTGGTGTTATCCAGTTGTTGGGATATTGGCTCAACGTCTTCTTCGGACCGAGCTGGCCGCTACTCTTCGGAATTGTTTACATTCTGATTGTGCTCTTCCTGCCTTACGGGATCGTCGGCACGTGGCGACTGCGCGGTACAAGCTGGCTTGAGCAGTGGCGTCGCCGCTGGCAGGAATTGACGGTACGGTCGTGA
- a CDS encoding hydroxypyruvate isomerase family protein, translating to MLNFALNVSLTMRELSWSERFDTAARLGFGAVEFWWPEDADLQAISRQVRDLGLQVALINFAAGSLAQGERGWLNHPTRQQEFRANVPVALAFAQQVGCQRLNALVGKLLPDEDRAAQMARVRENLAWACEQAAAAGIEVVVESLNAWDNAGYLLTTTAETLAFLASVGAPNLRYQYDCYHMQLMEGNITRTIRTHVAQIGHIQVADAPGRHQPGTGELHFPYIFREIVASGYRGFIGLEFIPDGDLAASLAWLPPDRRQPIAPEALRW from the coding sequence ATGCTCAACTTTGCTCTAAACGTTTCACTCACCATGCGCGAGTTATCTTGGTCGGAACGGTTCGATACCGCAGCGCGCCTTGGGTTTGGCGCCGTCGAGTTTTGGTGGCCGGAAGACGCCGATCTCCAGGCCATCAGTCGTCAGGTGCGCGATCTGGGGTTGCAGGTCGCATTGATCAACTTTGCGGCCGGCTCGTTAGCCCAGGGCGAGCGCGGATGGTTGAATCATCCGACCCGCCAGCAAGAATTTCGGGCGAATGTGCCGGTCGCGTTAGCGTTTGCGCAGCAGGTGGGTTGTCAACGCCTCAATGCCCTGGTCGGGAAGTTGTTACCTGACGAAGATCGTGCCGCGCAAATGGCGCGGGTGCGCGAGAATCTGGCGTGGGCCTGCGAGCAGGCAGCGGCTGCGGGGATCGAGGTGGTGGTTGAGTCGTTGAATGCCTGGGACAATGCCGGGTATCTGTTGACCACCACCGCTGAAACGCTGGCATTCCTTGCCAGTGTCGGTGCACCGAACCTGCGCTACCAGTACGATTGCTACCACATGCAGTTGATGGAAGGGAATATCACGCGCACGATCCGTACCCACGTCGCTCAGATCGGGCACATTCAGGTCGCCGACGCGCCCGGTCGCCACCAGCCTGGTACCGGTGAATTACATTTCCCGTACATCTTTCGGGAAATTGTGGCAAGCGGCTATCGCGGGTTCATCGGTCTGGAGTTTATTCCTGATGGTGACCTGGCCGCATCGCTCGCCTGGCTGCCGCCTGATCGTCGGCAACCAATAGCGCCCGAGGCATTGCGTTGGTGA
- a CDS encoding ABC transporter ATP-binding protein: protein MSEWIIQTHALTRDFGSLRAVDHVDLKVRSGSIHAIIGPNGAGKTTLFNLISGYLKPTSGRVVFRDRDITHLPLHKMAHLGIGRSFQITNIFPTLTVLENVRLAAQARGGDNFRLWKPATHLRRYTEQAYAALQQVGLHERALQIAATLPHGDKRRLELAILLAGDAEVLLLDEPTAGMATEQVPILLDLLRQIRRGTNKTILIVEHNMSVVMSLAETITVMHQGRVLAEGSPAEITANQVVREAYLGTTFTGGRQ, encoded by the coding sequence GTGAGCGAGTGGATCATTCAAACCCATGCGCTAACCCGCGATTTTGGCAGCTTACGTGCCGTTGATCACGTTGATCTGAAGGTGCGCAGCGGTAGTATTCACGCCATCATCGGGCCTAACGGCGCCGGAAAGACGACACTGTTCAATCTGATCAGTGGATATCTGAAACCAACAAGTGGCCGGGTAGTGTTTCGTGATCGCGACATTACTCACCTGCCACTGCACAAGATGGCGCATCTCGGTATCGGGCGGTCGTTCCAGATCACCAACATCTTCCCGACACTAACCGTCCTGGAAAATGTGCGACTGGCCGCTCAGGCGCGTGGTGGCGATAACTTTCGCTTGTGGAAACCGGCAACACATTTGCGCCGATATACCGAGCAAGCCTACGCAGCCCTGCAACAGGTCGGATTGCACGAGCGAGCATTACAGATCGCTGCCACCTTACCTCACGGCGATAAACGCCGTCTCGAACTGGCAATTTTGCTGGCCGGCGATGCCGAAGTGCTGCTCCTCGATGAACCGACCGCCGGGATGGCGACTGAACAGGTGCCGATCTTGCTCGATTTGCTGCGGCAGATTCGGCGAGGAACGAACAAAACCATCTTAATCGTCGAACACAATATGTCAGTGGTGATGAGTCTGGCCGAAACAATAACAGTTATGCATCAGGGGCGTGTGTTGGCCGAGGGTAGTCCGGCTGAAATCACTGCCAATCAGGTAGTACGCGAAGCCTATCTGGGAACGACCTTCACCGGAGGTCGGCAATGA
- the gcl gene encoding glyoxylate carboligase, with product MSQMNVMDAVIKVLESEGVRYVFGVPGAAILPFYDALRKSRQIQHIIVRHEEGGTHAADGYARATGDVGICVGTSGPAGTNMITGLYTAMADSIPIICITGQARSDMLHKEAFQAVDIVEIARPVTKWAVQVKEAAQMPYIFRRAFQIAREGRPGPVLIDLPVDVQKQVIPYDPDLDAPLPVYRPKPPRAALRRAIEMVLAAERPLLMPGGGVILANAAPELLALAEYLQIPVSPTLMGKGAIPEDHPLYAGIVGIQTQQRFANAIFLESDCVLAIGARFADRHTGQLDVYRGDRTFIHIDIEPTQIGKVFPPDLGIVGDAKLALAGLLAEAQILTPPRQPTDWQERVMHLKQTLRRRDDFDDVPIKAPRVFRELNEFFDRDTIFVTAIGLYQIWSGQFQLTYRPRHYMVCGQAGPLGWEVSACTGVKLARPDQQVVGVVGDYSFQFLMEEVAVAVQYRIPFILVMINNTYMGLIRMAEMPYQMNYEVKLGYETDDGQMYGIDHCRVMEAMGALAVRVTLPDQIRPALEWAVRESNARRLPALVEVMTEPEENAAMGSRIDQIREWHPLPEECTTEHTEHTEILS from the coding sequence ATGTCGCAAATGAATGTCATGGACGCCGTGATCAAGGTCCTAGAGAGTGAAGGGGTGCGTTACGTCTTTGGGGTGCCGGGTGCAGCAATTCTGCCGTTTTACGATGCGTTGCGCAAGAGTCGGCAGATTCAGCACATCATTGTACGTCACGAAGAGGGTGGGACGCATGCGGCCGATGGGTATGCCCGTGCTACCGGAGATGTCGGTATTTGCGTTGGTACCAGTGGGCCAGCGGGTACGAATATGATCACCGGTTTGTATACGGCAATGGCCGACTCCATCCCGATCATCTGCATTACCGGCCAGGCACGGAGCGACATGCTGCATAAGGAGGCATTCCAGGCGGTTGATATTGTAGAAATTGCCCGTCCGGTAACAAAGTGGGCAGTGCAGGTGAAAGAGGCAGCACAGATGCCGTACATCTTTCGGCGTGCCTTTCAGATTGCGCGTGAGGGCCGGCCAGGACCGGTGCTGATCGATTTGCCAGTTGATGTTCAGAAACAGGTGATTCCGTATGATCCTGATCTTGATGCGCCGCTGCCGGTGTACCGACCGAAACCACCGCGTGCCGCGCTGCGCCGTGCGATCGAGATGGTGCTGGCAGCAGAGCGTCCGTTGCTAATGCCCGGCGGTGGGGTCATCTTGGCAAATGCTGCTCCAGAGTTGCTGGCATTGGCTGAATATTTGCAGATCCCAGTTTCTCCAACGTTGATGGGCAAGGGAGCCATTCCCGAAGACCATCCACTCTACGCTGGGATCGTTGGGATTCAAACTCAGCAGCGCTTCGCCAACGCGATCTTCCTCGAAAGTGACTGTGTTCTAGCTATTGGGGCCAGATTTGCTGATCGCCACACTGGTCAGCTTGATGTGTATCGCGGCGATCGAACATTCATCCATATTGACATTGAGCCGACTCAAATTGGGAAAGTCTTCCCTCCCGATTTAGGTATTGTCGGTGATGCCAAACTGGCTCTGGCCGGACTGTTAGCTGAGGCGCAGATATTGACGCCGCCTCGCCAACCAACTGATTGGCAGGAACGGGTGATGCACTTGAAACAGACGCTCCGCCGCCGTGACGATTTTGATGATGTGCCGATTAAAGCACCTCGTGTCTTCCGCGAGTTGAATGAGTTTTTTGACCGCGATACAATCTTTGTGACCGCGATTGGTCTCTATCAGATTTGGTCAGGTCAGTTCCAGCTCACCTATCGTCCCCGGCATTACATGGTTTGTGGCCAAGCCGGCCCTCTTGGCTGGGAAGTCAGTGCATGTACTGGCGTCAAGCTTGCTCGTCCTGATCAACAGGTCGTTGGGGTCGTTGGCGATTACTCGTTCCAGTTTTTGATGGAAGAGGTTGCAGTTGCAGTTCAGTACCGGATTCCATTTATACTGGTAATGATTAACAATACATATATGGGCCTAATTCGGATGGCCGAGATGCCGTACCAGATGAACTACGAGGTGAAGCTCGGCTACGAGACGGATGATGGGCAGATGTATGGTATTGACCATTGTCGGGTCATGGAAGCGATGGGAGCGCTAGCGGTACGAGTTACCCTGCCAGACCAGATCAGGCCGGCGCTCGAATGGGCAGTGCGTGAGAGTAATGCCCGTCGGCTTCCGGCGCTGGTTGAAGTAATGACCGAACCCGAAGAGAATGCGGCGATGGGAAGTCGGATTGATCAGATTCGCGAATGGCATCCCCTGCCGGAAGAATGCACCACGGAGCACACAGAGCACACGGAGATACTTTCTTAA
- a CDS encoding branched-chain amino acid ABC transporter permease, translating into MIEWIKYRRGLIIGIGAIILFAYWATTTYEPRVLASILLSGLTLGALYFLVTSGLSLIFGLMDVLNFAHGTLFMIGAYVGFTLYANPRLLLNTVPFVIAVAAGWLLAGWLPVKRIRAPGWLFWIGAVIVAMMAVWGFELAPLATTALSSGGRIPTEQAQAPTAIFVIRTLGLAVAGLIAGIAFLVGKEHAQQPLSAKLLVPLGMLTLALIIAPIRLSAEGWLLSLNSNTRFLLALLVGASSGAALGGLMEWSLIRPLYSRPIYQVLVTLGLVFVGTELVKAIWGPGGYFMELPEWFSRRGPGCPSPNLIAWLQDNCASIDVLGRPFPSYRVFIIALGLVMFIGTAILLQRTRLGMIIRAGVQDSEMVQALGINVRRVFTLVFALGAGLAALGGVAAAPFLGISPGLGQEFQLQAFIAVVIGGMGSFTGAALGALLVGLARAFGDQIVLTGIQLPWMSEAMSFSPSIARASTVLIMALVLLLRPAGLFGKKE; encoded by the coding sequence ATGATCGAATGGATCAAGTATCGTCGTGGACTGATAATCGGGATCGGGGCAATAATTCTTTTTGCGTATTGGGCAACCACAACTTACGAGCCAAGGGTCCTTGCCAGTATTCTTCTTTCCGGGTTAACGCTAGGCGCGCTCTACTTTCTGGTCACATCTGGCCTCTCGCTCATTTTTGGCCTGATGGATGTGCTCAACTTTGCCCACGGCACACTCTTCATGATCGGGGCGTATGTTGGCTTTACCCTCTACGCCAATCCACGCCTGCTGCTGAACACCGTGCCGTTCGTTATTGCAGTTGCCGCCGGTTGGTTGCTGGCTGGCTGGCTACCGGTGAAGCGAATCAGGGCGCCAGGCTGGTTGTTCTGGATCGGTGCCGTTATCGTGGCAATGATGGCAGTCTGGGGCTTCGAGCTAGCGCCACTGGCAACCACAGCGCTTAGTTCTGGCGGACGGATACCAACCGAGCAGGCTCAGGCGCCGACCGCTATCTTCGTGATTCGCACATTGGGTCTGGCAGTGGCCGGTCTTATCGCTGGTATAGCGTTTCTTGTCGGTAAAGAGCACGCTCAACAACCATTGTCAGCAAAACTCCTCGTACCGCTTGGCATGCTTACCCTAGCACTTATCATTGCTCCAATCCGGCTGAGTGCCGAGGGCTGGCTCCTAAGCCTTAACTCGAACACTCGCTTCTTGTTAGCTCTCCTGGTTGGCGCCAGTAGTGGTGCAGCACTAGGGGGCCTTATGGAATGGAGCCTGATTCGCCCACTGTACAGCCGTCCGATCTATCAGGTCCTGGTTACGCTGGGCCTCGTCTTCGTGGGTACCGAACTGGTCAAAGCGATCTGGGGACCGGGTGGCTACTTTATGGAACTCCCTGAATGGTTTAGCCGACGTGGGCCGGGCTGTCCATCGCCAAACCTGATCGCCTGGCTACAAGATAACTGTGCGAGTATTGATGTGCTTGGACGTCCCTTTCCCAGCTATCGAGTATTCATCATTGCGCTTGGTCTCGTCATGTTCATCGGCACTGCCATTCTCTTGCAGCGTACTCGGCTGGGGATGATCATTCGTGCCGGCGTTCAGGACAGTGAAATGGTTCAAGCACTGGGGATCAATGTCCGTCGCGTCTTTACCCTCGTCTTTGCTCTCGGCGCCGGCCTGGCAGCACTCGGCGGGGTCGCTGCGGCACCGTTTCTTGGCATCAGCCCCGGTCTCGGTCAGGAATTTCAATTACAGGCATTCATTGCCGTCGTGATCGGTGGCATGGGGAGCTTCACCGGTGCAGCGCTCGGTGCATTGCTCGTTGGCCTAGCCCGCGCCTTCGGCGACCAGATTGTTCTGACCGGCATTCAACTGCCGTGGATGAGTGAAGCAATGTCTTTTTCACCCTCCATTGCCCGCGCATCCACCGTCTTAATCATGGCACTGGTGCTCCTGCTGCGCCCAGCAGGGCTGTTTGGCAAGAAGGAGTAG
- a CDS encoding ABC transporter ATP-binding protein — protein sequence MSDVLLEVEHIHTFIGQFHILEGVSLKVRAGSITALLGRNGAGKTTTLRSIIGLNPPRSGQIRLAGEPIHGKPAYAIAQLGVGYVPEHRAIFRDLTVEENLRLAERRRGDLRRRSDFIMTLFPDLKRFYRYPGGKLSGGQQQMLAIARALVADNRLLLIDEPSEGLAPIIVEQIMAALRQMATETTILLVEQNFAMAAQLADEYYILDDGRNVQHGRMADLIHDHATINRYLGAG from the coding sequence ATGAGCGATGTACTATTGGAAGTTGAACATATTCACACCTTTATCGGGCAATTCCATATCCTGGAAGGGGTTTCGCTAAAGGTGCGTGCCGGGAGTATTACTGCCTTACTGGGTCGCAACGGCGCCGGGAAAACGACGACGTTGCGTTCCATCATAGGCCTGAACCCACCGCGTAGTGGACAAATCCGCCTGGCCGGTGAACCGATCCATGGGAAGCCAGCTTACGCCATTGCCCAACTCGGGGTTGGCTACGTTCCTGAACATCGCGCCATTTTTCGCGATCTAACTGTCGAAGAGAATCTTCGCCTGGCCGAACGACGACGCGGCGATCTGAGGCGACGCAGTGATTTTATTATGACCCTCTTCCCTGACCTAAAACGGTTTTACCGCTACCCCGGCGGTAAACTTTCCGGCGGTCAACAGCAGATGCTGGCAATCGCACGAGCATTAGTAGCCGATAACCGTCTGCTGCTTATCGATGAACCAAGCGAAGGGCTGGCGCCGATTATTGTCGAGCAGATTATGGCCGCACTTCGGCAAATGGCGACCGAAACGACCATTTTGCTTGTCGAGCAAAACTTTGCGATGGCCGCCCAACTGGCCGACGAATACTACATTCTTGACGATGGTCGGAATGTGCAACATGGTCGGATGGCCGATCTGATACACGATCACGCCACCATCAATCGCTATCTGGGAGCAGGGTAG
- a CDS encoding FAD-binding oxidoreductase, which translates to MNVTELIHALRQLLGPEQVIDNPEQLAPYRHDWLPGDYPRPDLVVLPTHPEQIPPIVTLVRAAGLPIVARGAGTGLAGGARPLHGGVVIDMSHMNAIEQIDLANRQACVQAGLITYNLSAALAHDGWFYAPDPASWQICTIGGNIANNSGGPRCLKYGVTTNHILAVEVTLADGQQCWTGDGTATTTWHSYDITGLLVGSEGTFGIISRAIVRLTRTPEAKRVVMALFPDVVAACMAVSAILAAGYIPTALEVMDATTMLAVNLAQNANLPSSAGAALIIEIDGVIDGLDDTMHEISILCHRHGAFKLMTAATPEAQERLWSARRSAFASFYTLAPSFYLVDTVVPRTRLPAMMAHIQRLSQHYGMPIANVFHAGDGNLHPLVLYDPGDPEQVAKTHAITGEVLKLSINEGGAVSGEHGIGSEKCQFLPRLYSRDDLAAQAAVYHVFNPERRLNPGKVFPTHLDPLQLAQEHAARLAIPPIQVPAEQIQRELIDIVGLDDICSGDATTAFTVQGHIPQWVVWPDSTAELAAVMKTCYRYGLPVLPWGGGTRQAIGTLATPPAVVVVTRKLRRILHYEPDDLTIGVEAGMSLAELQTILAAHHQRFPLMMLTADRSTVGGSVATATDSPLQEGYGTLRDLVLGLTVVQVDGTVIHTGGQVVKNVSSYDLPKLFVGSYGTLGIITEVRLRTFPQPPATVTLMTDFPTIAGLDQFLNELTGTHLCPVAVEVVTASHAMGATRAVVQFEGHPAACTRSVSECAALATRCGANSIQIEDGDQADHWEPIVRLTSIPTESSTWPIRMAVLPAQFSTALTELLHYANQVQLVAEIAGRPYKGIIYGHLRGTVGAVARLLEALLEHRPHTQIPAGFLPIELEAARWGHLLVTPIAALSHSLKQVFDPYRRLNHRLWPFYDRSTSEGMLMNGEEGCYPPTSPSPYQ; encoded by the coding sequence ATGAATGTTACCGAACTGATCCATGCTTTGCGTCAATTGCTTGGCCCCGAACAGGTTATAGACAACCCTGAACAACTAGCGCCATACCGTCATGATTGGTTACCTGGCGATTACCCACGCCCTGATCTGGTCGTCTTGCCAACTCATCCAGAACAAATTCCTCCAATTGTTACGCTGGTGCGTGCTGCCGGTCTACCCATTGTTGCCAGAGGTGCCGGCACCGGTTTAGCTGGCGGGGCCAGGCCCTTGCACGGCGGTGTTGTGATTGACATGTCTCACATGAATGCCATTGAACAGATCGATCTCGCCAATCGCCAGGCATGCGTGCAAGCGGGTCTCATCACTTACAACTTGAGTGCTGCACTCGCTCATGACGGTTGGTTTTACGCTCCTGATCCGGCCTCATGGCAGATATGTACGATTGGCGGGAATATCGCAAACAACAGCGGCGGGCCACGTTGTCTGAAATACGGTGTAACGACCAATCATATTCTTGCGGTTGAGGTAACGCTGGCCGATGGTCAACAGTGCTGGACAGGTGATGGGACAGCGACGACAACGTGGCACAGCTACGACATTACCGGATTGTTGGTTGGTTCAGAAGGGACATTTGGCATCATCAGCCGTGCTATTGTTCGGCTTACTCGTACACCAGAGGCGAAGCGCGTCGTCATGGCCCTTTTTCCAGACGTCGTCGCTGCATGCATGGCGGTCAGTGCAATCCTTGCTGCTGGCTACATTCCAACTGCACTCGAAGTGATGGATGCCACAACCATGCTAGCCGTGAATCTCGCCCAAAACGCTAATTTACCGTCGTCTGCCGGTGCAGCACTTATCATTGAAATTGATGGTGTCATTGACGGCCTTGACGACACAATGCACGAGATTTCTATACTATGCCATCGACACGGTGCGTTTAAATTGATGACCGCCGCCACCCCTGAAGCACAAGAACGCCTCTGGTCGGCAAGGCGTAGTGCGTTTGCTTCGTTTTACACCCTTGCTCCATCGTTTTACCTGGTCGATACCGTTGTGCCGCGCACCCGTCTTCCGGCAATGATGGCTCATATTCAACGGCTGAGTCAGCACTATGGTATGCCGATTGCTAATGTCTTTCATGCTGGTGATGGTAATTTGCATCCGTTGGTATTGTACGATCCGGGCGATCCGGAACAGGTGGCCAAAACCCATGCTATCACTGGTGAAGTGTTGAAGTTAAGTATCAACGAGGGTGGCGCTGTCAGTGGTGAGCATGGGATCGGGAGCGAGAAATGTCAATTTTTACCACGATTGTACAGTCGCGACGATCTAGCAGCGCAGGCTGCTGTCTACCATGTTTTTAACCCAGAACGACGACTCAATCCTGGAAAGGTGTTTCCAACCCATCTTGATCCTTTGCAGCTTGCACAGGAACACGCGGCAAGGCTGGCAATACCGCCAATCCAGGTGCCAGCAGAACAGATTCAACGTGAGTTGATCGACATTGTCGGGCTAGATGATATATGTTCTGGTGATGCAACAACGGCATTCACTGTGCAAGGTCATATACCGCAATGGGTCGTTTGGCCCGACTCAACAGCAGAATTGGCTGCGGTGATGAAGACTTGCTACCGGTATGGCTTGCCCGTTTTGCCTTGGGGTGGTGGCACCCGACAGGCTATCGGTACGCTGGCTACACCACCAGCAGTCGTAGTAGTGACTCGTAAGCTACGGCGCATACTTCATTACGAACCCGACGATCTTACGATTGGTGTTGAGGCCGGTATGTCGCTGGCCGAGCTGCAAACCATACTGGCAGCCCATCATCAACGCTTTCCGCTCATGATGCTGACCGCCGATCGCTCTACGGTGGGAGGATCAGTAGCCACTGCTACCGATAGCCCGCTCCAGGAAGGGTACGGTACGCTACGTGATCTGGTTTTAGGACTAACCGTCGTGCAAGTTGATGGAACGGTGATCCACACAGGTGGTCAGGTGGTCAAGAATGTGAGTAGTTATGACCTGCCTAAACTCTTCGTCGGCAGTTACGGTACGCTAGGCATTATTACCGAAGTGAGACTGCGGACGTTCCCGCAACCACCGGCTACTGTTACACTAATGACCGATTTTCCAACTATCGCCGGACTCGATCAATTCCTGAATGAGCTGACAGGGACACATCTCTGCCCAGTCGCTGTTGAAGTCGTCACGGCGTCGCATGCAATGGGTGCGACTCGGGCAGTGGTGCAATTTGAGGGTCATCCGGCTGCCTGTACACGATCAGTAAGCGAATGTGCGGCGCTGGCAACCAGGTGTGGTGCAAACAGTATACAGATCGAGGACGGCGATCAAGCAGACCACTGGGAACCTATTGTTCGTCTCACCTCTATTCCGACCGAAAGCTCAACCTGGCCTATACGAATGGCAGTGTTACCAGCACAATTTAGTACGGCATTAACTGAACTCCTGCATTATGCCAACCAGGTACAGCTTGTGGCGGAAATAGCTGGTCGTCCGTACAAGGGTATCATATACGGTCATCTACGCGGAACGGTCGGGGCAGTTGCGCGTTTGCTCGAGGCACTTCTTGAACACCGGCCGCATACGCAGATTCCGGCTGGTTTCCTCCCCATAGAGTTAGAAGCAGCACGATGGGGACATCTACTGGTAACACCCATTGCAGCGTTAAGCCACAGCCTTAAACAGGTCTTTGATCCCTATCGGCGTTTGAATCATCGCCTTTGGCCGTTTTACGATCGTTCTACATCCGAGGGAATGCTGATGAATGGCGAAGAAGGGTGTTACCCACCAACCAGTCCATCACCGTACCAGTAA
- a CDS encoding NAD(P)-dependent oxidoreductase — protein sequence MTPQIGFIGLGIMGKPMARNLHKAGFPVMIWNRSRQPMDELAGEGLKPADSIPTLAQRCTVVITMLPDSADVADVVNGATGLLQYMSPGSLLIDMSTILPETARQLAAAAHERGVTMLDAPVSGGDKGAIAATLSIMVGGDRTAFERALPIFQAMGKTITYCGSSGAGQIVKACNQIAVALNIAGVAEALALGQAAGIDPDIILRVLGGGLAQSKVLELRGPTMAQKTFVPGFRARLHLKDMNIIQATALTYHLQLPFSSLAQKHFQMLVERGYGDLDHSALALTVGHVDE from the coding sequence ATGACACCACAGATTGGCTTTATTGGATTAGGGATTATGGGGAAGCCAATGGCACGAAATCTTCATAAGGCTGGTTTCCCGGTTATGATCTGGAACCGATCACGTCAGCCAATGGATGAATTAGCTGGAGAGGGGTTGAAACCAGCAGATAGTATACCGACACTTGCGCAACGTTGTACTGTCGTTATCACGATGTTGCCCGACAGTGCTGACGTTGCCGATGTCGTGAACGGTGCCACTGGTCTTTTGCAGTATATGAGTCCCGGCAGTCTGCTGATTGACATGAGTACCATTTTACCGGAGACGGCACGCCAGCTTGCCGCCGCTGCTCACGAGCGCGGTGTTACAATGCTTGATGCGCCGGTCAGTGGAGGTGACAAGGGGGCTATTGCCGCCACGTTGTCAATAATGGTCGGTGGTGATCGGACAGCCTTCGAGCGAGCACTTCCTATTTTTCAAGCAATGGGCAAAACCATCACTTACTGCGGTTCGAGCGGTGCTGGTCAGATTGTGAAAGCCTGCAATCAAATTGCCGTCGCTCTCAATATTGCTGGCGTAGCCGAGGCATTGGCCCTGGGTCAGGCCGCAGGCATTGATCCTGACATTATTCTTCGTGTGCTCGGAGGCGGTCTGGCGCAGAGCAAAGTGCTCGAATTGCGTGGCCCGACGATGGCACAAAAGACGTTTGTCCCTGGATTTCGCGCCCGTCTCCACTTGAAAGATATGAACATCATTCAGGCTACCGCATTAACGTACCATCTTCAGTTGCCGTTCAGTAGTCTAGCTCAGAAACATTTTCAGATGTTGGTTGAGCGCGGCTATGGCGATCTCGACCATTCGGCGTTGGCACTCACGGTTGGACACGTTGACGAATAA